The following proteins are co-located in the Rippkaea orientalis PCC 8801 genome:
- a CDS encoding TIGR00300 family protein encodes MTDPIRFLMCAPDHYDVDYVINPWMEGNIHKSTRDRAVEQWQNLYHIIKDRAIVDLVEPQKGWPDMVFTANAGLVLGDNVVLSRFYHKERQGEEPHFKKWFEDNGFTVYEMPPDLPFEGAGDALFDREGRWLWAGYGFRSELDSHPYIAQWLDTEVLSLRLMDERFYHLDTCFCPLTGGYLLYYPPAFDAYSNRLIELRIPAEKRIVVEEPDAVNFACNAVNINSTIVMNKISDGLQKRLTDVGFEVVQTSLTEFLKAGGAAKCLTLRVTEPVLDYVHANVPIESRIIQLEGHLLDAGLMNTALDLIVENGGSFKVMNFNLGVERQSTSAAEVRVSAPSREIMEEIMTELIDLGAVARPQEICDVNTEVVTQDGVAPDDFYVSTIYPTEVRFNCEWIKVDNQRMDAAIVVQPTETGATAQCKLLRDLKAGDRVMVGVEGIRTIRQPEDREQRNAKKEFTFMGAGVSSERRVELLVEQIAWEMRQIRDQGGKVAVTAGPVVIHTGGAQHLAHLIRNGYVHALLGGNAIAVHDIEQAMMGTSLGVDMQRGVPVRGGHRHHLKVINTIRRYGSIAQAVENGVITQGVMYECVKHNVPFVLAGSIRDDGPLPDTEMDLIKAQAQYSEVLKGSEMILMLSTMLHSIGVGNMTPAGVKMVCVDINPAVVTKLSDRGSVESVGIVTDVGLFLSLLVQQLDKLTSPYQVAAKV; translated from the coding sequence ATGACCGATCCGATTCGTTTTCTCATGTGTGCCCCCGACCATTATGACGTAGATTATGTCATTAATCCTTGGATGGAGGGAAATATCCATAAATCGACCCGCGATCGCGCTGTGGAACAATGGCAAAATCTCTATCATATTATCAAAGATCGGGCGATCGTTGATCTCGTAGAACCCCAAAAAGGCTGGCCAGACATGGTATTTACCGCCAACGCCGGGCTAGTATTAGGGGATAACGTCGTCCTCAGTCGTTTCTATCACAAAGAACGCCAAGGAGAAGAACCCCATTTTAAAAAATGGTTCGAGGACAATGGCTTTACTGTCTACGAAATGCCCCCCGATCTCCCCTTTGAAGGTGCAGGAGATGCCCTTTTTGACCGCGAAGGACGGTGGTTATGGGCGGGCTATGGTTTTCGCTCAGAATTGGACTCACACCCCTACATCGCCCAGTGGTTAGACACAGAAGTCCTCTCCCTTCGGTTGATGGACGAACGATTTTACCATCTAGATACCTGTTTTTGTCCCCTCACGGGCGGTTATTTGCTCTATTATCCCCCCGCCTTTGATGCTTACTCCAACCGCCTCATTGAACTGAGAATACCCGCCGAAAAACGCATTGTGGTAGAAGAACCCGATGCCGTCAATTTTGCTTGTAACGCGGTCAATATCAATTCCACCATCGTCATGAATAAAATCAGCGATGGACTCCAAAAACGCTTAACCGATGTCGGTTTTGAGGTGGTACAAACCTCATTAACGGAATTTCTTAAAGCCGGAGGGGCAGCCAAATGTTTAACCCTACGGGTGACAGAACCCGTCCTCGACTACGTTCACGCTAATGTTCCCATCGAAAGCCGCATTATTCAACTCGAAGGTCATCTGCTCGATGCTGGACTGATGAATACTGCCCTCGATCTCATTGTCGAAAATGGGGGCAGTTTCAAGGTAATGAATTTCAATTTAGGGGTAGAACGGCAAAGTACCTCGGCCGCAGAAGTTCGGGTATCGGCTCCTTCGCGGGAGATCATGGAAGAGATCATGACGGAGTTGATCGATCTCGGTGCGGTAGCCCGTCCTCAAGAAATTTGTGATGTCAATACCGAAGTCGTGACACAAGATGGGGTTGCCCCTGATGACTTCTACGTTAGCACTATCTATCCAACGGAAGTACGCTTTAATTGTGAATGGATTAAAGTAGACAATCAACGCATGGATGCTGCTATTGTCGTGCAACCGACGGAAACAGGCGCAACGGCTCAATGTAAGTTATTGCGGGATCTCAAAGCGGGCGATCGCGTTATGGTTGGGGTAGAAGGTATCCGTACCATTCGTCAACCTGAAGACCGCGAACAGCGCAACGCTAAGAAAGAGTTTACCTTTATGGGGGCAGGGGTCTCCAGTGAACGACGGGTGGAGTTGTTAGTCGAACAAATTGCCTGGGAAATGCGCCAAATTCGGGATCAAGGCGGTAAAGTGGCGGTTACAGCCGGTCCTGTGGTCATCCATACCGGAGGAGCCCAACACTTAGCCCATCTTATCCGCAATGGCTACGTTCACGCTCTGTTAGGGGGAAATGCGATCGCGGTTCACGATATCGAACAGGCTATGATGGGTACGTCTTTAGGCGTAGATATGCAACGGGGAGTTCCTGTCAGGGGAGGTCATCGTCACCACCTCAAGGTGATTAATACCATTCGCCGTTATGGTAGCATCGCTCAAGCGGTGGAAAATGGGGTCATAACTCAAGGGGTAATGTATGAATGCGTTAAACATAACGTTCCCTTTGTCCTAGCAGGTTCTATTCGGGATGATGGTCCCTTACCCGATACGGAAATGGACTTAATTAAGGCTCAGGCTCAATATTCAGAAGTTCTCAAGGGTTCTGAGATGATTTTGATGTTATCCACCATGTTACACTCCATTGGGGTCGGTAATATGACTCCGGCAGGGGTAAAAATGGTTTGTGTGGATATTAACCCGGCAGTGGTCACGAAATTAAGCGATCGCGGTTCAGTTGAGTCCGTGGGTATCGTGACGGATGTGGGATTATTCCTCAGTTTATTGGTGCAACAATTAGATAAGTTAACTTCTCCTTATCAGGTAGCAGCAAAAGTTTAG
- a CDS encoding hybrid sensor histidine kinase/response regulator encodes MTKDKGNLLVVDDTPDNLRLLSAMLSEQGYKVRKALNGQIALNTVSQVPPDVILLDINMAGMNGYEVCKILKSDQETQDIPVIFISALDDVLDKVKAFEVGGVDYITKPFQCEEVIARIENQLTIQRQRKQLQQEINERQKTEETLRVYLHAVSHDLRNPVLGLSMVLKNFLKRAKIQKTETINISKTVLQQMVASCDRQLNLINSLVETQQFEMGGVALNCQPLNLFSLSQKLVTEWEPMLQEHQASLEILIPSDLPCVKADSDRLWRVFENLLANALKHNQPGLKLTLDAEIFNPETSEIVIQNESSKSEFKINMIVCKFMDNGVGMTPEKGKTLFERYHRGDGANKTLGLGLGLYLCRQIIEAHGGQIGVITHPNEGAKFWFTLPIFS; translated from the coding sequence ATGACCAAGGATAAAGGCAATCTTCTAGTTGTTGATGATACTCCCGATAACCTCCGCTTATTGTCAGCTATGTTATCAGAACAGGGGTACAAAGTCCGTAAAGCCCTCAATGGACAAATTGCTTTAAATACCGTTTCTCAAGTGCCTCCTGATGTTATTTTATTAGATATTAATATGGCTGGAATGAACGGATATGAAGTTTGTAAAATCCTCAAATCTGATCAAGAGACTCAAGATATTCCCGTTATTTTTATTAGTGCTTTAGATGATGTATTAGATAAAGTAAAAGCTTTTGAAGTGGGTGGAGTAGATTATATTACTAAACCCTTTCAATGTGAAGAAGTGATTGCCAGGATTGAAAATCAATTAACCATTCAACGGCAAAGAAAACAGCTACAACAAGAAATAAATGAACGTCAAAAAACCGAAGAAACCTTACGGGTTTATCTCCATGCAGTTTCCCATGATTTGCGGAACCCAGTCTTAGGACTGTCGATGGTTCTTAAAAATTTTCTCAAACGAGCTAAAATCCAAAAAACTGAAACAATTAATATTTCTAAAACGGTTTTACAACAGATGGTGGCAAGTTGCGATCGCCAACTCAATCTCATTAATTCTTTGGTGGAAACCCAACAATTTGAAATGGGAGGAGTTGCTCTCAATTGTCAACCCTTAAATTTATTTTCATTGAGTCAGAAATTAGTGACAGAATGGGAACCTATGTTACAAGAACATCAGGCAAGCTTAGAAATTCTTATTCCTTCTGATTTACCCTGTGTTAAAGCAGATAGCGATCGCCTCTGGCGTGTCTTTGAAAATTTATTAGCTAATGCCCTAAAACATAATCAACCAGGACTCAAATTAACCCTAGATGCTGAAATATTTAATCCTGAAACATCCGAAATAGTAATACAAAATGAATCATCAAAAAGTGAATTTAAAATCAATATGATTGTTTGTAAATTTATGGATAATGGGGTTGGCATGACTCCCGAAAAAGGCAAGACATTATTTGAACGATATCATCGGGGAGATGGAGCCAATAAAACCCTAGGGTTAGGGTTAGGATTGTATCTTTGTCGTCAAATTATTGAAGCCCATGGTGGACAAATTGGGGTCATTACCCATCCGAATGAAGGGGCTAAATTTTGGTTTACTTTGCCAATTTTCTCATAA
- a CDS encoding lipoate--protein ligase family protein produces the protein MESDWRFIPLMVTSGQLQMAIDAWLLEQHLQGNYPPILRFYRFDPVAISLGFLQHTYPPHWESLQWQGQPIERVYRPTGGRAVLHCGDLCYSLITSNIKGKRSEIYQHLCEFLIQGWRTLGLDLYYGMAGRGYIHNPSCFGTATNADLVDSKGNKLIGSALRCKGQGILQQGSIQLATDVNLFKTVFNETAPKAQFSDRLNDPTFIETAIATLTKAAANCFNIQFCSKPLSNQELALIKALNSIQSPVCNTPHTSPNLDILEKDPTLL, from the coding sequence ATGGAAAGTGATTGGCGTTTTATTCCCTTAATGGTAACTTCTGGACAGCTTCAGATGGCCATTGATGCTTGGTTATTAGAACAGCATTTACAAGGAAATTATCCCCCAATCTTGCGCTTTTATCGTTTTGATCCCGTTGCCATTTCCCTCGGTTTCCTACAACACACTTATCCCCCTCACTGGGAGAGTTTGCAATGGCAAGGACAACCCATTGAGCGCGTTTATCGTCCCACAGGAGGTAGAGCAGTGCTACATTGCGGAGATTTATGTTATAGCCTCATTACGTCGAATATTAAGGGAAAACGCTCAGAAATTTATCAGCATCTGTGTGAGTTTTTGATTCAAGGTTGGCGGACTCTCGGTTTAGACTTGTACTATGGTATGGCAGGACGAGGGTATATTCATAATCCCAGTTGCTTTGGAACAGCTACCAATGCCGACTTAGTGGATAGTAAAGGGAATAAACTTATTGGGAGTGCCCTACGCTGTAAAGGTCAAGGAATTTTGCAACAGGGATCGATACAATTAGCAACCGATGTTAACTTATTCAAAACGGTATTTAATGAAACTGCCCCTAAAGCTCAATTTAGCGATCGCCTTAACGATCCCACCTTTATCGAAACCGCGATCGCTACATTAACAAAAGCAGCCGCTAATTGCTTCAACATTCAATTTTGCTCTAAACCCCTATCTAATCAAGAATTAGCCTTAATTAAAGCATTAAACTCAATTCAATCCCCCGTCTGCAACACTCCCCACACTTCGCCCAATCTCGATATCCTAGAGAAAGATCCTACACTGCTTTGA
- a CDS encoding M16 family metallopeptidase codes for MVINKFMRSRPIRYSFATLSLLLFLCGSVPVIAEPLANTSPKPAVSQSIQPYLERAIKQITTFKLDNGMKFIVMENPDAPVVSFVTYADVGGVDEPDGKTGVAHFLEHLAFKGTQQIGTTNYTAEAPLLDRLDEIFTQIKTAKAEGKTEQVKKLTEQFNQVQAEAAKYVQQNALGQIIDTAGGVGLNAATASDWTTYFYSLPSNKLELWMSLESERFLQPVFREFYKEQEVILEERRMRTDNSPIGQMIEAFLGTAFTEHPYKRPVIGYNEDIRNLTRQDVQGFFDTYYGSSNLTVAIVGDVNPEEVKQLAQIYFGRYKAKPQPPKVTKVEPQQSKTREVTLKLASQPWYLEGYHRPAITHPDHATYEVIATLLSSGRTSRLYKSLVEEKKVALVAQGFNGFPGDKYPNMVLFYAQNAPQATIDQVQQALAQEIERLKVEPVSAEELQRVKTQLKASLVRSLDSNLGMARSLVQYEVKTGNWRNLFDQLTAIEAVTAADVQRVAKTTFTPENRTIGRILPKDSPTK; via the coding sequence ATGGTTATAAATAAATTTATGCGATCGCGTCCTATCCGTTACTCCTTTGCCACTTTGAGCCTGTTATTGTTTCTGTGTGGGAGTGTTCCGGTTATTGCTGAACCCCTGGCCAATACTTCGCCAAAACCAGCCGTTTCCCAGTCCATTCAACCCTATTTAGAACGAGCGATCAAACAGATAACCACCTTTAAACTAGACAATGGTATGAAGTTTATTGTCATGGAAAACCCTGATGCACCGGTGGTTTCTTTTGTAACCTACGCGGATGTGGGAGGAGTTGATGAACCCGACGGAAAAACAGGAGTTGCCCATTTTCTGGAACATTTAGCCTTTAAGGGAACTCAGCAAATTGGGACGACTAATTATACGGCAGAAGCTCCTCTATTAGACCGTTTAGATGAAATTTTTACCCAGATCAAAACCGCTAAAGCCGAGGGAAAGACAGAACAGGTCAAGAAATTAACGGAACAATTCAATCAAGTTCAAGCAGAAGCCGCTAAATATGTTCAACAAAATGCCTTAGGTCAAATTATTGACACGGCCGGAGGTGTGGGGTTAAATGCAGCAACAGCGAGTGATTGGACGACTTATTTTTATAGTTTACCCTCCAATAAATTAGAACTGTGGATGTCCTTGGAGTCAGAAAGGTTTCTACAACCCGTCTTCCGAGAATTTTACAAAGAACAGGAAGTGATTTTAGAAGAACGTCGTATGAGAACCGATAATAGTCCTATCGGTCAGATGATCGAGGCGTTTTTAGGAACTGCATTTACGGAACATCCCTACAAGCGGCCGGTAATTGGCTATAACGAGGACATTCGTAACCTGACCCGTCAAGATGTCCAAGGGTTTTTTGATACTTATTATGGTTCAAGTAATTTAACCGTGGCTATTGTCGGAGATGTTAACCCAGAAGAAGTTAAACAGTTAGCTCAAATCTATTTTGGTCGCTACAAAGCAAAACCTCAACCCCCAAAAGTGACTAAAGTTGAGCCCCAACAAAGCAAAACCAGAGAAGTTACCTTGAAATTAGCTTCCCAACCTTGGTATCTTGAAGGATATCACCGTCCAGCCATTACTCACCCGGATCATGCCACCTATGAAGTCATTGCAACCTTATTAAGTTCGGGTCGTACCTCTCGCTTGTATAAGTCCTTGGTGGAAGAGAAAAAGGTCGCTTTAGTGGCTCAAGGATTTAATGGCTTTCCGGGGGATAAATACCCTAATATGGTCTTATTTTACGCCCAAAACGCGCCTCAAGCCACCATTGATCAAGTACAACAAGCATTAGCTCAAGAAATTGAACGGCTCAAAGTTGAACCCGTGTCTGCGGAAGAATTGCAACGGGTGAAAACGCAACTCAAAGCTAGTTTAGTGCGATCGCTTGATTCTAATTTAGGAATGGCACGATCTTTAGTGCAATATGAAGTCAAAACCGGCAATTGGCGCAATCTTTTTGATCAATTAACCGCTATTGAAGCTGTTACGGCTGCGGATGTTCAACGGGTTGCTAAAACAACCTTTACCCCAGAAAATCGCACTATTGGCCGTATTTTGCCCAAGGATTCCCCCACCAAGTAA
- a CDS encoding sulfate/molybdate ABC transporter ATP-binding protein encodes MSIVIHDISKKFGSFQALNHINLEVKPGKLVALLGPSGSGKSTLLRAIAGLEPPDTGSIIINGRDTTHLDIRQRNIGFVFQHYALFKHLTVRQNIAFGLELRRYIKKGINAKVNELLDLIQLQGLGDRYPSQLSGGQRQRVALARSLAVEPEVLLLDEPFGALDAKVRKELRSWLRRLHDTVHVTTVFVTHDQEEAMAVADEIVVMNQGYVEQVGTPQEIYDHPASPFVMNFVGDVNKLPINSHLFSQFEGHKNSSEILVRPHELTLSPVENGDGTWGTVQRIMYLGREIQAEIKLQDNHEVTAHLTRESFSQLNLELNQKIFVKLSKSYFLSL; translated from the coding sequence ATGTCTATTGTTATTCATGATATCTCAAAAAAATTCGGTAGCTTTCAAGCACTGAATCATATTAATCTTGAGGTTAAACCAGGAAAATTAGTAGCTTTGTTGGGTCCTTCTGGGTCAGGAAAATCAACCCTTTTACGCGCGATCGCAGGGTTAGAACCCCCGGATACAGGCTCTATTATTATTAATGGAAGAGACACCACTCATTTAGATATTCGACAGCGAAATATTGGCTTTGTGTTTCAACATTATGCCCTCTTTAAACATCTAACGGTTCGTCAAAACATTGCTTTTGGTTTGGAATTGCGACGCTATATTAAAAAAGGAATTAATGCTAAAGTGAATGAACTGTTAGATTTAATTCAATTACAAGGACTAGGCGATCGCTATCCCTCTCAATTATCTGGAGGTCAACGACAACGGGTTGCTTTAGCCAGATCTTTAGCCGTAGAACCAGAAGTTTTACTATTAGATGAACCCTTCGGAGCATTAGATGCTAAAGTTAGAAAAGAATTGCGATCGTGGTTACGCCGTCTTCATGATACAGTTCATGTTACCACTGTTTTTGTTACCCATGATCAAGAAGAAGCCATGGCAGTAGCTGATGAAATTGTGGTGATGAACCAAGGCTATGTTGAACAAGTAGGAACTCCGCAAGAAATTTATGATCATCCGGCTTCTCCGTTTGTGATGAACTTTGTTGGAGATGTCAATAAATTACCTATCAATAGTCATTTATTTTCACAATTTGAAGGACACAAAAATTCTTCAGAAATCCTTGTTCGTCCCCATGAATTAACCCTATCTCCTGTTGAAAATGGGGACGGGACTTGGGGGACTGTTCAACGAATTATGTATCTAGGTCGGGAAATTCAAGCAGAGATTAAGTTACAAGATAATCATGAAGTAACTGCTCATTTAACTCGTGAATCTTTTTCTCAGTTGAATTTAGAATTGAACCAAAAAATCTTTGTCAAGCTGAGCAAAAGTTATTTTTTGTCACTTTGA